Part of the Musa acuminata AAA Group cultivar baxijiao chromosome BXJ2-7, Cavendish_Baxijiao_AAA, whole genome shotgun sequence genome is shown below.
TACAGTCACATCAACGCAATCGCCTTcaaaccccggcgctctcacctcacgcaacgatagaaacagggcagctactcttcctccaacgcagcgaccgcagcactgcccttggcgtccacctcctcggcaacttcgcatcgacggtGTTGATGCCCTTTACCGACACCAAaaataagagttgagattacagatttgcagtcgtacgcaatggccactgataactcggtgaaagcacaaatggaaccattggaaattagaattgagaaccgattacaagaagtacttaatgatttcaaaaaggacttactgggtagCTTTAGTAAATTTCAAGAAGGTGAgaactcaagttctacattgcacagatctggaaatactagaaaagggccccaagattgtgacacaatctattcATACATGAAGagggatggacagctctcaaaaatttgtcagacttctacagtgttggaatatcaaagtaggtttgaaagattatcaaatcaagctagagattggtcggaacgacaacttctggatacatttattgaaggtcttattccagagatccggtgtgaagttaaggctcgtcaacctcgcactatgatagctgcgatctcattcgtacatctacatgagaaaacaatcaatagggaaaatcatagaaacaaaagtgacaataaccagatgatcagtaagccaccagccctatctattcccaaccaaagccttgacacccgaagactaacccaagaagaacttaaggaaagatcaacaaagggtttgtactatgatgaaaagtggagtatggagctccgatgtaaacaagggcaacatacgATGATTGAgctaattggagaggaaccgaaagcagaagagttggactccgatcatgaaggtataaattctaatgaagacgttgaacctaccgtacatacaatgcatatattagctgactactctaacccgcaaactatggaagttgccggaactctagagcatcggcctattatagttttgattgatactggtagcactaacgattctatggacagtgagactgttgaccgattggctcaCCACATTGaaaactatgacagattcgaagtaaagatcgttgatggatggattttaacttatgatagtaaaggccaggaatttcttgcaacgattactacactaaaagatcgacctattgcttacactgtcaaaaagtggagaccatacttacttgatcaacgggttgtgatgcgttgcagatagtctatggctaaagtgctgaaagagaagctccccgagattgatgctgctcagccctgaggacaagactgatttgaagagggaggaactattaggacccattttctgagcttttgaataatgtttattgagtctgtttagtccagttgtttattgagttggtttggttcagttagagttaagtagaggtttatttaatatttatttattattagagttcaagtcctgatagactttgggtggaactctataaatagggatgtaactgcttctattcattaatctatgaaaaatactattctgtcttttgacaaaccctaggaggccgatcccctcgaagcgatcaaggagggtcgatcccctcgaagcgatcaaggaaggtcgatcccctcgaagcgatcaaggagggccgatcccctcgaagcgatcattatcatccccatttctcccctttcttcgacgataagtctttagggtcttatcatttggtatcagagcgacgataagacctttagggtcttatcatttggtatcagagcctacgataagactttagggtcttatcagccaATTTGATGTACTGGTGTTTCATAGTACCATGAACACATCAACAATATGAAATGGATAAGTACTTTGTACTTATCATGATTCTTAAAGAATCACCTAGTTAATAGGTCTCATAACACACAGAAAAGATACataatgtcattatattacaggtgaagaaaaatgcttctctaatttccaaaaaaaatattatgtctaTAGCAATTGAAATTCAAACCAACCAACACAAATATCAGGAAAATAACACACTTCTATTGTCTCTTAAGCAATTAAAATTTGCAGCAAACAACAAATATAGTCAGCAAAAATAGTTATCAAGAAGACATACGGGATTAACACAATTAAAAGTGAACTTAGAAAACATATTGGTGACTGTAACCAATAGCTTAGCTCATGTTAAATTTGACAAAGCTTGTGAACAATGTATGACCAATGGTGAAATTCCACAGTGCTTGTAACCTCTTGTGCACATATTTGTTTTGAAACACTTGATACGACATGGAGGCTATCTTCTCTCTACTCAAAAAatgtttatattgaaaattttaaaattttgatattattccATATATTGTCATAAGATAATGGAACAACAGATTCATAACAAATCTAAATAAAATGGAAGGTCCAACGAGGTAGAAAGGGAAATACCTAATAAATCGGAGGAGTAACACTGGATTCACCTGCTGTATAACCTCCAATCAGAATCCATAACACAACAGATTCCTTAACATAACGGCTGAAGTTAAAAAGGTTATAGCTACATCACGTGTGCCCAAAGCCCCTTGAAATACCAAGATTTTGTATGCTGACACAAAGTCGTTCGGTTTGCACCAGTTTCGTTTAAGATTGGTAAGTCATAACACTGAATCCAGTGTTATGTTAAGGTGTCATTCTACATGTTTGATTCTGGCGGTTACCCGATAGGAAGATAGTAACAAGTCACTCCATGCTGTGTTCTAAGAAACGAATGATCACAAAGGATAGATCGAGAAGATAGATAACCGAAAGGATCAGTACCATACCCTTAGAACATGAAAGGAAAACATATACAACTACTTCACCGGGGTTTATCCTCGAGTTAGGAAATCAATCTTTTGCGAAATGATCACCGGTTGGAGCTCACGATCGGAACCCTAATCCCCTGACCACATCCCACAAAATGCCAAGAACATCCTCGGAAAGAAGAATCAAGAATAAATCGCAAGGGATGGCGGAAACCCTAGATCTCAGGAGGCAGGTTCACCTTCTTATCGATCGAGGACGCCCAGTTCTTGATCTCACCCGCCAGGAACCTCGGCAAGCGGTCGGACTCCGACCCCTCGACGTGCGAGGGCCACACCTCCGGCGACTTATAGCAGAGGAACAGGTGCCGATCGTAGGGCTGGACCGTGCCCACCAGCGGCCCCTTTCCGAACCCAGGCCGCTGGAACCCGTACTCCGCGTCGTCTCCCCCGCCGGAGGAGCAAGCGGGGAAGGCGCCGGGTCCTGCTACGGCGGGCGGCGCGGAGAGTACTCCGTCGCCGCCCTGCAAGCTCCCGGCGGCACTTCCGGCCTGAGAGCCGGGATCCGCCACGAGAGATCCGCCGTCGTCGCCGCTGGGGGAGGAGAGAGGAGGCGAGGCCATGGAAGCGGAAACCCGCAGAGTTGGAACGAGGCGGGGCTGAGCAGAGCGAAGTGGCGGACGCGACGACTTCCTTAGGCCGAAATGGCTCCTAATAGACCGGGATCAAACGATGCCTTTTCACCCACCTCTGAGTCACGTGCCCGCCCCACCTAATTCGTGTGATTGGAGGATGAACTAGGGCCCCACTTGTGGGGACAAGCCACTTACAATCACGATGAGGGTTTCTGTTAGATTCGAGGTTCCGGACTCTTTCTTCCTTCAGCGCCAGCCCAAGGGCGATGAAACAAAGCTTAAAAATTATATGCTGTACAAATGATAGGATTAGGGAATACTGTTACGTCAAAGCACGAAGCGAAACGTACATCTAACCTAACCCAAATGCATGTTGCACCGACTTAGTATGGGTTCGGGTCAAGTTATTCGGGTTATTCATGGCTACCATGTATAACAAAGCTGGTGTGGCTCGAATTGGATTGGGTTCAATCGAGATATCGTCTAGCTTTTCCGGTTTAAACCAACCCAACGTTATAACCGTAATTGGATTTTTCGACCCAAGTCGCAACCTTCGCAGAAATCTTTACTTGCACGTACCGTGCAAGGAAGGTGCACATCATCATCCCGTGCGAGCGTCCGCGAGATGGTTTGGTCTTACGGGGCTCGATGACGATGAGGAGGAGCTTTTGCGAGCGCACGTTTTCGCAGCACGTGAAACGGTGGTTCGGTACACGTTGCTTCGTGCGGAGCCCGTTCTTGTGCCACGACTCGGACTCCACAAAAGCTTCCATTTTGCGTCTTTCCCTCAAACTAGGAGAGGCTTCCTTCTCCAgcttttcctctcttcttttggATGGTAGCTTCCGGCTTttagctgctgctgcttctccctCCGGATCTCTAACTCGGAAGTTCCCTTTGGATGCATCGTTAAAGCCGAGATTTTGGGGAATTGCCTAAGAGCTGTATTTGTTCTTCGGATTTGGCCGGCTTCTAAAGCTTTCTCCTGTTCTTGAAGCTTACAACTAAGCTCAAAATCTGAATCTTTGACGTGATTGATTTCTGCAGGAGCCTGGCCTTCCGAAGCGAATCCAACGCTTTACCGTAATGGGTACCCTCTTCAGAACTCACAGGAGGCTCGAGTTGCTCCACCTTGGTCACAGGGTTGCTGAAAGGTGTGGCGTTTATCGTTCCCCGAAGCTTCAGGACTGCGGAACCGGTGTTCTCCCCAGAAAACCCTACAAGAAATGGGCTATGAGGAGTTCTGCTGCCCGAGCTACCAGCAATGCACTCCTAGAATTTGTTCCACGGATTAAGAAGGAGAATCTTGAATTCGACCTTCCCTCCTATGACCCGTCCAAAGGTCTCACCTTGGACCTCGCCGTCATCGGCGGAGGCCCTGTGGGGCTCGCCGTCGCCCAGCAGGTGTCCGAGACAGGTCTCTTCGTCTGCTCCAGCGACCCGTCGCCCAGGCTAGTGTGGCCGAACAACTGCGGCCTTTGGGTCGAGGAGTTCGAAGCCATGGGTCTCCTCGACTGCCTCGACGCCACCTGGCCCGGCGCCGTGGTCTACGTCAACGATCGGAGGAAGAGGATTCTCGGACGGCCGTACGGCCGGGTCAACCGCAAGCAGGTCAAATCGAAGATAATGCAGACGTCTCGAATGGTGTTCGATTCCACCAGGCCAAGGTCGTCAAGGTCATCCACGAGGAGACGAAATCGCTGTTAATCTGCAGCGACGGGGTCACGATCCAGGCGATCGTCGTCGTCGACGCGACAGGGTTCTCGAGGTGCCTTGTGCAGTACGACAAGCCGTACAATCATGGGTACCAGGTAGCCTATGGGATCTTGGCGGAGGTAGAAGACCACCCATTCGATCTggataagatggtgttcatgggcTGGAGAAACTCGCACCTCAAGGATGGAACAGAGCTGAAGGAGAGGATCAGCAAAGTCCCGACGTTTCTGTGCGCGATGCCATTCTCATCCACGAGCATCTTCTTGGAGGAGACTTTCCTGGTCGCCTGCCCAGGACTGAAGATGGAGGACATACAGGAGAGGATGGTGGCTCGACTGAGGCATTTGGGCATCAAAGTGAATGGCATCGAAGAGGACGATAGATGCGTTCTTCCGATGGACGGGCCGCTTCCATTGCTCCCGCAGAGGGTGGTGGGGATAGGAGGAACCGCGGGCATGGTTCATCCATCCACAGGGTGCATGATCGCCAGGACTCTCGCAGCAGCTCCCGTCGTCGCCAACTCCATTGTCGAGTACCTCGGTCCAATCCATGGCCTCCTGGGCGACGAACTGTCGTCGCGGGTTTGGAAGGATCTGTGGCCGATCGAGGGGAGAAGACAGAGGGAGTTCTGCTTTGGCATGGATGTCCTGCTCAAACTGGACTTGCAAGCCACAAGGAGATTCTTCGATGCGTTATTCGATTTGGAGCCACGATACTTGCTAGGCTTCCTGTCATCGAGGTTGATTCTTCCGGAGCTTGTGCAGTTTGGGCTTTCTTTGTTCTCACATACTTCGAATACTTCCAGGTTAGAGATCATGTCCAAGGGTAGTCTGCCATTGGTGAACATGGTCAGTAACTTGCTACAGGAGAAACATTAGGCTTGAATCAATCTCAATCCTTATAAGGTTGATATCTGAAATCTCTAGTACTCTCTCACGTTCCTACACCTATTGGTGCACACTCCCAATCAATGTTAAGTGAAGATTATAAACCTTCACTATAAACAATAAACGATGTATCAGTGCCGGGAAAGCATTATCACAACTTATCTGAAACAAAAATGGTATAACATATGGAATAGAAAAAGAAAACGAGATCAATTTAAGTTTCGAATATGCATATGTTCACATGAATAAATGAATGACTCTTAAGCCTTTCCAACCCTCCCCAGCTTTCTTCCAGTCTTGCTCACTCGAGCCATCTTAACCTTCAACTACTGCAAATGGTGGCCAGCACTTCCCGTCACTCGATCAATACCATAACTCATAAACCACAAGCATTCATCCTCATGATTCTGCTGATGCTTGCATGCAGCAAAACCATTTCTTCTGTGGACACAAAAAATGCAACAGATAAAGTTAACCTCTGAAGGTGCTGCAGGTTTAAGGATTTAACTTCAAGCTATACAATGTTCCAAGAAAAATTAAGGGAATGAGCCAATAAGATGCTCATGAATTACTTACAGCAGTAGACTTAGAAGCATACGGTCCATGTTTAAAACCTGTCTCCTCCTTCCCAGGTGAGTCTGTTTCTCGTGCATTGCTCCCTGTTTTCCTCTCATCTCGGGCTTTATTAAAGATCACAGTGAACCCCTCTGCAGAAGCAGGATCATTGACATCCCACTCGCCAAACTTTGGCAAGGGCCGACCTTTGTCCTGCAGAAACCCACACGCATATTACTAATGGAAATCACCAGGGAACACGGTTTATACATATCATAACATCCATATTGGTTCATCAGCACATATCAAGTTCCATATATAGCTAACAGAAAACATACATTACATATCTCAGAAATAATGAAGAGTTCATATTGTCAAAGTATATCTAAATATGTAAACAAATGACAGAAGATTTGATGAGGCCTCTCACTAGCCGAGAAGCATTCTTTCAGAGGTAGTATTTGATTGCTGCACATCTCATTTCCTCATTTCCTAAATGCTGGAACCACCCAGATCCCCTCTAAATTACAAGGTTACTTTACCAGAATTGATCTCACTATAGGGAACTTTTATTAGATAAACCAAAGGTCGTAATGGTTATTAGATATTGCCCTCGACAGAATC
Proteins encoded:
- the LOC135617323 gene encoding protein NOI4-like; this translates as MSDKGRPLPKFGEWDVNDPASAEGFTVIFNKARDERKTGSNARETDSPGKEETGFKHGPYASKSTAKKWFCCMQASAES